In a single window of the Chaetodon trifascialis isolate fChaTrf1 chromosome 19, fChaTrf1.hap1, whole genome shotgun sequence genome:
- the LOC139347333 gene encoding macoilin: MKKRYVDANRLRKMKKLKITEKLSESAYTVLKFMMMWTLVLLADFILEFRLEYLWPCWLFFGSVYTTFHCHGLVICVVFVCAAFTLDIFCLIFVPLHWLFFVASTYVLFNYIWHTEKGICISTVSLWILLVYTEASLRLKDLKTSHANLSHLFAAHCIGYPVVYLGFYATCYFTNIFKLRIQKAVQSENDFHMHLLQHSLPPGLQVYSKTGTDGSSSSKWKIKPESTQYQCQNGAAGAHDERHTVDCLQIRSEERATEKGTQEVRPAESNRRPSSSKPESRDLLHCGAGGAESSTAPENLPQDEQGGKAARAAKSSSPKARRSSTNTPSPPAGRTEKKQRSSSKTVSPNRDAAADKSAPAAQNYYAEQSNKLEQELRRLKGELQTSRQSEQELRSHICNLTNSERSLRPEVSLLRQSNMLLQSKILCLTKTKQRDKQSSAMLEKKTRAETEARLSAEKQLAELQAQKLEEAASTARSLTNRQEHCETQMLRKRVKDLETEYKQLQLEYQVKESRVVDLESDVEALGKYRCVEKETDMLLSTLSAMQEKAQHLEYNLSAETRIKLDLFSALGDARRQLEIAQDKVMKQDREIREMKQKIAEVMAVSPGVSYAAPRPPVPQYLTKLLNSERYMLNPRALMYQCLKK, translated from the exons ATGAAGAAACGTTATGTGGACGCGAACAGGCTTcggaaaatgaaaaaactgaaaatcacgGAGAAGCTGTCTGAAAG CGCCTACACCGTCCTGAAGTTTATGATGATGTGGACGCTGGTGCTGCTGGCAGACTTCATCCTTGAATTCAGACTGGAGTATCTGTGGCCATGCTGGCTCTTCTTTGGGAGTGTGTACACCACTTTCCACTGCCACGGGCTG GTTATTTGTGtcgtttttgtttgtgctgcctTCACTCTGGACatcttttgtttaatttttgtcCCTTTGCACTGGCTGTTCTTTGTGGCGAGCACCTATGTATTATTCAACTACATATGGCACACAG AGAAAGGCATCTGCATATCGACGGTGTCCCTGTGGATTCTGCTCGTGTACACAGAGGCCTCACTTCGACTCAAAGACCTTAAAACCTCTCATGCCAACCTGTCTCATCTTTTTGCTGCACACTG CATTGGATATCCTGTGGTGTATCTGGGGTTTTATGCCACCTGCTATTTCACCAACATCTTCAAGCTGCGCATACAGAAAGCAGTGCAGAGTGAGAACGACTTCCACATGCACCTCCTGCAGCACTCGCTGCCCCCAGGCCTGCAGGTTTACTCCAAGACCGGCAcagatggcagcagca GTTCGAAATGGAAGATAAAGCCTGAGTCGACTCAGTATCAGTGTCAGAATGGTGCTGCAGGGGCCCATGATGAGAGACACACTGTGGACTGCCTCCAGATCCGCAGCGAGGAGAGAGCGACGGAGAAGGGAACGCAGGAGGTGAGGCCAGCTGAATCAAACCGGCGGCCGTCATCATCCAAACCGGAGTCCAGAGATCTGCTCCACTGTGGGGCAGGAGGAGCAGAATCCTCCACCGCCCCGGAAAATCTACCTCAGGACGAGCAAGGAGGCAAAGCTGCACGGGCGGCTAAAAGCTCCTCGCCAAAAGCCCGCAGAAGCAGCACCAACACTCCCTCACCGCCTGCAGGGAGGACCGAGAAGAAACAGAGATCCAGCTCAAAAACAGTCAGCCCCAACAGGGACGCAGCAGCAGACAAGAGTGCCCCGGCAGCTCAGAATTACTACGCCGAACAGAGTAACAA gctggagcaggagctgaggaggctgaagggCGAGCTGCAGACGAGCAGGCAGAGCGAGCAGGAGCTGCGGAGTCACATCTGCAACTTGACCAACAGCGAGAGGAGCCTGAGGCCCGAGGTTTCCCTGCTCAGACAGtccaacatgctgctgcagagcaa GATTCTTTGTCTGACTAAAACCAAGCAGAGGGACAAACAGAGCAGCGCCATGCTGGAGAAGAAGACCAGAGCGGAGACGGAGGCCAGACTCTCTGCTGAGAAACAGTTGGCTGAGCTTCAGGCTCAGAAACTGGAGGAAGCAGCCAGCACAGCACGGAGTCTGACAAACAG GCAGGAACACTGTGAAACCCAAATGTTAAGGAAAAGAGTTAAAGATCTAGAGACAGAGTACAAACAACTACAGCTGGAGTATCAAGTGAAAGAGAGTCGTGTGGTAGATCTAGAGAGTGATGTTGAG GCTCTGGGAAAGTACCGCTGTGTGGAGAAAGAGACGGACATGCTTCTGTCCACTCTGTCGGCCATGCAGGAGAAAGCTCAGCATCTGGAGTACAACCTGAGCGCCGAGACCCGCATCAAGCTGGACCTGTTCTCGGCTCTGGGAGATGCCCGCAGGCAGCTGGAAATCGCTCAAG
- the LOC139348135 gene encoding serotriflin, translated as MNTFNVLCALGLFAALQVPGTSAEDVEPSVSTVLVSSSEQSEIVNKHNALRRGVQPTASDMLEMSWNNEAAANAQAWANTCSMRHSPASSREISTSGCGENLYMSSYRDSWSNAIQAWYDEVKDYRYGVGSINGGVVGHYTQVVWYRSNALGCAMAYCPYSQYKYFYVCQYCPPGNYQYARPYQAGPTCGDCPYACDNKLCTNPCPYSDQYSNCPELKQQWGCSNSNVASWCPASCRCTNQII; from the exons ATGAACACTTTCAACGTCCTGTGTGCTTTGGGCCTCTTTGCTGCTCTTCAGGTGCCTGGCACCTCAGCGGAGGATGTGGAACCCTCAGTGA GTACCGTCCTGGTCTCTTCCTCAGAACAGAGCGAGATTGTGAACAAGCACAACGCTCTGAGAAGAGGTGTCCAGCCAACTGCCAGTGACATGTTGGAGATG AGCTGGAACAATGAGGCTGCAGCCAATGCTCAGGCATGGGCCAACACCTGCTCCATGAGGCACAGCCCCGCCAGCTCCAGAGAGATCAGCA CCAGCGGCTGTGGAGAGAACCTGTACATGTCAAGCTATAGGGACAGCTGGAGCAACGCCATCCAGGCCTGGTATGACGAGGTGAAGGACTATCGCTACGGAGTGGGATCTATCAATGGAGGAGTGGTCGGTCACTACACGCAG GTTGTTTGGTACAGGTCCAACGCACTCGGCTGTGCTATGGCCTACTGTCCCTACTCTCAATACAAATACTTCTACGTCTGCCAATACTGCCCACC AGGAAACTATCAGTACGCTCGTCCCTACCAGGCTGGACCCACCTGTGGTGACTGCCCCTATGCCTGTGACAACAAACTGTGCA cCAACCCCTGTCCCTACAGTGATCAGTACAGTAACTGTCCTGAACTGAAGCAGCAGTGGggctgcagcaacagcaacgTGGCCTCTTGGTGTCCCGCCTCCTGCAGGTGCACCAATCAAATCATTTAG